One part of the Phoenix dactylifera cultivar Barhee BC4 chromosome 4, palm_55x_up_171113_PBpolish2nd_filt_p, whole genome shotgun sequence genome encodes these proteins:
- the LOC103721565 gene encoding ribosomal L1 domain-containing protein 1-like, translating into MAGAATTELSFSSSYRMISREAVGKAVDALLKWMRSRTEQQQKAQLLDPDDDLLYLVLTLKRIPPKSRINPYRIPLPHPLHDLASTSACLFLDDRDRSGRRRSSSCLTTAAAALDRARCLSLPLSDAIPLSALAADYRPFEARRRLCDSHDLFFADRAVLPLLPRLLGKHFFKNKKLPLALDLYRPGWPEQLRACLHATLLHLRAGSCSVLKVGRLSMSRDQIVDNVMAATEGAMAHVPKTWANVRSLHVKAVNSVALPIYQAVPELGLKIEVPVPRVPQKKDEMEKDAAEDPIGEGEVVQEEEKPKMKEEMPKKGRRIHEVPYMDTSDDLDLGYEEFLNGESEDEGILEEEGGEARMEETMNKDKTEKNKTKEGVQVGDGKQKKKKGKREDDNKNHREEEGNRKGKGESMVAVAKKKELKKDGEVKKEKDKKGRKGSSAVDSVTDGNYDAGKDGDVDILSGDDEVEKVGAMKKLKKDDKMKKEKAKSSKNDGREDDDRGHKDGGAEESYNGMTTSKKVMKVTKENAKVKKGKDGMTNRWEDKVVKKIKRTKLRHETD; encoded by the coding sequence ATGGCGGGCGCTGCAACAACCgaattatctttttcttcttcttaccgGATGATCAGTCGCGAGGCGGTGGGGAAGGCGGTGGACGCCCTCCTCAAGTGGATGCGGTCGCGGACGGAGCAGCAGCAGAAAGCCCAGCTCCTCGACCCGGACGACGACCTTCTCTACCTCGTCCTCACCCTCAAGCGCATCCCTCCCAAGTCCCGCATTAACCCCTACCGCATCCCCCTCCCTCACCCCCTCCACGACCTCGCCTCCACCTCCGCCTGCCTCTTTCTTGACGACCGCGATCGCTCCGGCCGACGTCGTTCCTCCTCTTGTCtcaccaccgccgccgccgccctcgaTCGCGCCCGctgcctctccctccctctctccgacGCCATCCCGCTTTCCGCCCTCGCCGCCGACTACCGCCCCTTCGAGGCCCGCCGCCGCCTTTGCGACTCCCACGACCTCTTTTTCGCCGACCGCGCCGtccttcccctcctccctcGCCTCCTCGGCAAGCACTTCTTCAAGAACAAGAAGCTCCCCCTCGCCCTCGACCTCTACCGCCCCGGCTGGCCCGAGCAGCTCCGCGCCTGCCTCCACGCcaccctcctccacctccgcgcCGGCTCGTGCAGCGTCCTCAAGGTCGGCCGCCTCTCCATGTCCCGCGACCAGATCGTCGACAACGTCATGGCTGCCACCGAGGGGGCCATGGCGCATGTGCCCAAGACGTGGGCCAATGTGCGCTCGCTCCATGTCAAGGCGGTCAACTCCGTCGCCCTTCCCATCTACCAGGCGGTACCCGAGCTGGGCCTGAAGATCGAGGTGCCTGTGCCTCGCGTGCCTCAGAAGAAGGATGAGATGGAGAAAGATGCTGCTGAAGATCCCATCGGAGAAGGAGAGGTTgttcaggaagaagagaagccaAAGATGAAGGAGGAGATGCCCAAGAAGGGAAGGAGGATCCACGAAGTGCCATACATGGACACATCAGATGATCTTGACCTTGGATATGAAGAATTTTTAAATGGCGAGAGCGAGGACGAGGGCATcctggaagaagagggaggggaagcAAGGATGGAGGAAACGATGAATAAGGATAAGACAGAGAAGAATAAGACAAAGGAGGGTGTGCAGGTGGGAGATGgaaaacagaagaagaagaaggggaagagagaAGATGATAATAAGAATCATAGGGAGGAAGAGGGCAACAGAAAAGGAAAGGGTGAGTCAATGGTGGCCGTGGCAAAGAAGAAGGAGCTGAAGAAGGATGGAGAggtgaagaaggaaaaggataaGAAAGGCAGGAAAGGTAGTAGTGCTGTTGACTCAGTGACAGATGGAAATTATGATGCTGGTAAAGATGGTGATGTTGATATTCTCTCCGGAGATGATGAAGTGGAGAAAGTGGGTGCAATGAAGAAGTTAAAGAAAGATGATAAGATGAAAAAGGAGAAGGCTAAGAGTAGCAAGAATGATGGTCGTGAGGACGATGATCGTGGTCACAAGGATGGTGGTGCAGAAGAAAGTTATAATGGAATGACTACGTCAAAGAAGGTGATGAAGGTGACCAAGGAGAATGCAAAAGTGAAAAAGGGAAAGGATGGAATGACAAACAGATGGGAAGACAAGGTGGTGAAGAAGATCAAGAGGACTAAGTTGAGACATGAAACTGATTGA